The following are encoded together in the Onychostoma macrolepis isolate SWU-2019 chromosome 03, ASM1243209v1, whole genome shotgun sequence genome:
- the elavl3 gene encoding ELAV-like protein 3 isoform X3: MVTIISTMETQVSNGPSGTSLPNGPVISTNGATDDSKTNLIVNYLPQNMTQEEFKSLFGSIGEIESCKLVRDKITGQSLGYGFVNYVDPNDADKAINTLNGLKLQTKTIKVSYARPSSASIRDANLYVSGLPKTMSQKDMEQLFSQYGRIITSRILVDQVTAGISRGVGFIRFDKRNEAEEAIKGLNGQKPLGAAEPITVKFANNPSQKTGQALLTQLYQTAARRFTGPLHHQTQRFRLDNLLNASYGVKRFSPITIDSMTSLAGVNLTGPTGAGWCIFVYNLSPEADESVLWQLFGPFGAVTNVKVIRDFTTNKCKGFGFVTMTNYDEAAMAIASLNGYRLGDRVLQVSFKTSKQHKA; encoded by the exons ATAATTAGCACCATGGAAACTCAGGTGTCCAATGGTCCGAGCGGAACCAGCTTGCCTAACGGCCCTGTCATTAGCACTAACGGTGCCACAGACGACAGCAAAACCAACCTGATCGTCAACTACCTGCCTCAGAACATGACCCAGGAGGAGTTCAAGAGCCTTTTCGGCAGTATCGGAGAAATCGAGTCCTGCAAATTAGTCAGAGACAAGATCACAG GCCAGAGTTTGGGCTATGGCTTCGTAAACTACGTGGATCCCAACGATGCCGACAAGGCCATCAACACGCTCAACGGTCTCAAACTGCAGACCAAAACAATCAAG gTGTCCTATGCCAGACCAAGCTCAGCTTCCATACGCGATGCCAACCTGTATGTGAGCGGCCTGCCCAAAACCATGAGTCAGAAAGACATGGAGCAGTTGTTTTCCCAGTATGGAAGGATCATCACCTCACGCATCCTGGTAGACCAGGTCACAG CAGGTATATCGCGCGGAGTAGGATTCATTCGGTTCGATAAGAGAAACGAGGCCGAGGAGGCCATCAAAGGCCTGAATGGTCAAAAGCCGCTGGGCGCCGCAGAGCCCATCACCGTGAAGTTTGCCAACAACCCCAGTCAGAAGACGGGACAGGCCCTGCTTACCCAGCTTTACCAGACAGCTGCTCGCCGCTTCACCGGCCCTCTGCACCACCAGACTCAGCGCTTCAG ACTCGACAATTTACTAAACGCCAGCTACGGAGTCAAGAG ATTCTCCCCCATAACCATTGACAGCATGACCAGTCTAGCCGGCGTCAACCTGACCGGGCCCACCGGAGCCGGCTGGTGCATCTTCGTCTACAACCTGTCCCCGGAAGCCGACGAAAGTGTTCTGTGGCAGCTCTTTGGGCCGTTTGGCGCCGTCACAAACGTCAAGGTCATCCGTGACTTCACCACCAACAAATGTAAGGGCTTTGGCTTTGTCACCATGACCAACTACGACGAGGCGGCCATGGCCATCGCCAGCCTGAACGGCTACCGCCTGGGCGACCGCGTGCTGCAGGTCTCCTTCAAGACCAGCAAGCAACACAAGGCTTGA
- the elavl3 gene encoding ELAV-like protein 3 isoform X4 — MVTIISTMETQVSNGPSGTSLPNGPVISTNGATDDSKTNLIVNYLPQNMTQEEFKSLFGSIGEIESCKLVRDKITGQSLGYGFVNYVDPNDADKAINTLNGLKLQTKTIKVSYARPSSASIRDANLYVSGLPKTMSQKDMEQLFSQYGRIITSRILVDQVTGISRGVGFIRFDKRNEAEEAIKGLNGQKPLGAAEPITVKFANNPSQKTGQALLTQLYQTAARRFTGPLHHQTQRFRLDNLLNASYGVKRFSPITIDSMTSLAGVNLTGPTGAGWCIFVYNLSPEADESVLWQLFGPFGAVTNVKVIRDFTTNKCKGFGFVTMTNYDEAAMAIASLNGYRLGDRVLQVSFKTSKQHKA; from the exons ATAATTAGCACCATGGAAACTCAGGTGTCCAATGGTCCGAGCGGAACCAGCTTGCCTAACGGCCCTGTCATTAGCACTAACGGTGCCACAGACGACAGCAAAACCAACCTGATCGTCAACTACCTGCCTCAGAACATGACCCAGGAGGAGTTCAAGAGCCTTTTCGGCAGTATCGGAGAAATCGAGTCCTGCAAATTAGTCAGAGACAAGATCACAG GCCAGAGTTTGGGCTATGGCTTCGTAAACTACGTGGATCCCAACGATGCCGACAAGGCCATCAACACGCTCAACGGTCTCAAACTGCAGACCAAAACAATCAAG gTGTCCTATGCCAGACCAAGCTCAGCTTCCATACGCGATGCCAACCTGTATGTGAGCGGCCTGCCCAAAACCATGAGTCAGAAAGACATGGAGCAGTTGTTTTCCCAGTATGGAAGGATCATCACCTCACGCATCCTGGTAGACCAGGTCACAG GTATATCGCGCGGAGTAGGATTCATTCGGTTCGATAAGAGAAACGAGGCCGAGGAGGCCATCAAAGGCCTGAATGGTCAAAAGCCGCTGGGCGCCGCAGAGCCCATCACCGTGAAGTTTGCCAACAACCCCAGTCAGAAGACGGGACAGGCCCTGCTTACCCAGCTTTACCAGACAGCTGCTCGCCGCTTCACCGGCCCTCTGCACCACCAGACTCAGCGCTTCAG ACTCGACAATTTACTAAACGCCAGCTACGGAGTCAAGAG ATTCTCCCCCATAACCATTGACAGCATGACCAGTCTAGCCGGCGTCAACCTGACCGGGCCCACCGGAGCCGGCTGGTGCATCTTCGTCTACAACCTGTCCCCGGAAGCCGACGAAAGTGTTCTGTGGCAGCTCTTTGGGCCGTTTGGCGCCGTCACAAACGTCAAGGTCATCCGTGACTTCACCACCAACAAATGTAAGGGCTTTGGCTTTGTCACCATGACCAACTACGACGAGGCGGCCATGGCCATCGCCAGCCTGAACGGCTACCGCCTGGGCGACCGCGTGCTGCAGGTCTCCTTCAAGACCAGCAAGCAACACAAGGCTTGA
- the elavl3 gene encoding ELAV-like protein 3 isoform X7 — protein sequence MVTIISTMETQVSNGPSGTSLPNGPVISTNGATDDSKTNLIVNYLPQNMTQEEFKSLFGSIGEIESCKLVRDKITGQSLGYGFVNYVDPNDADKAINTLNGLKLQTKTIKVSYARPSSASIRDANLYVSGLPKTMSQKDMEQLFSQYGRIITSRILVDQVTGISRGVGFIRFDKRNEAEEAIKGLNGQKPLGAAEPITVKFANNPSQKTGQALLTQLYQTAARRFTGPLHHQTQRFRFSPITIDSMTSLAGVNLTGPTGAGWCIFVYNLSPEADESVLWQLFGPFGAVTNVKVIRDFTTNKCKGFGFVTMTNYDEAAMAIASLNGYRLGDRVLQVSFKTSKQHKA from the exons ATAATTAGCACCATGGAAACTCAGGTGTCCAATGGTCCGAGCGGAACCAGCTTGCCTAACGGCCCTGTCATTAGCACTAACGGTGCCACAGACGACAGCAAAACCAACCTGATCGTCAACTACCTGCCTCAGAACATGACCCAGGAGGAGTTCAAGAGCCTTTTCGGCAGTATCGGAGAAATCGAGTCCTGCAAATTAGTCAGAGACAAGATCACAG GCCAGAGTTTGGGCTATGGCTTCGTAAACTACGTGGATCCCAACGATGCCGACAAGGCCATCAACACGCTCAACGGTCTCAAACTGCAGACCAAAACAATCAAG gTGTCCTATGCCAGACCAAGCTCAGCTTCCATACGCGATGCCAACCTGTATGTGAGCGGCCTGCCCAAAACCATGAGTCAGAAAGACATGGAGCAGTTGTTTTCCCAGTATGGAAGGATCATCACCTCACGCATCCTGGTAGACCAGGTCACAG GTATATCGCGCGGAGTAGGATTCATTCGGTTCGATAAGAGAAACGAGGCCGAGGAGGCCATCAAAGGCCTGAATGGTCAAAAGCCGCTGGGCGCCGCAGAGCCCATCACCGTGAAGTTTGCCAACAACCCCAGTCAGAAGACGGGACAGGCCCTGCTTACCCAGCTTTACCAGACAGCTGCTCGCCGCTTCACCGGCCCTCTGCACCACCAGACTCAGCGCTTCAG ATTCTCCCCCATAACCATTGACAGCATGACCAGTCTAGCCGGCGTCAACCTGACCGGGCCCACCGGAGCCGGCTGGTGCATCTTCGTCTACAACCTGTCCCCGGAAGCCGACGAAAGTGTTCTGTGGCAGCTCTTTGGGCCGTTTGGCGCCGTCACAAACGTCAAGGTCATCCGTGACTTCACCACCAACAAATGTAAGGGCTTTGGCTTTGTCACCATGACCAACTACGACGAGGCGGCCATGGCCATCGCCAGCCTGAACGGCTACCGCCTGGGCGACCGCGTGCTGCAGGTCTCCTTCAAGACCAGCAAGCAACACAAGGCTTGA
- the elavl3 gene encoding ELAV-like protein 3 isoform X6: protein MVTIISTMETQVSNGPSGTSLPNGPVISTNGATDDSKTNLIVNYLPQNMTQEEFKSLFGSIGEIESCKLVRDKITGQSLGYGFVNYVDPNDADKAINTLNGLKLQTKTIKVSYARPSSASIRDANLYVSGLPKTMSQKDMEQLFSQYGRIITSRILVDQVTAGISRGVGFIRFDKRNEAEEAIKGLNGQKPLGAAEPITVKFANNPSQKTGQALLTQLYQTAARRFTGPLHHQTQRFRFSPITIDSMTSLAGVNLTGPTGAGWCIFVYNLSPEADESVLWQLFGPFGAVTNVKVIRDFTTNKCKGFGFVTMTNYDEAAMAIASLNGYRLGDRVLQVSFKTSKQHKA from the exons ATAATTAGCACCATGGAAACTCAGGTGTCCAATGGTCCGAGCGGAACCAGCTTGCCTAACGGCCCTGTCATTAGCACTAACGGTGCCACAGACGACAGCAAAACCAACCTGATCGTCAACTACCTGCCTCAGAACATGACCCAGGAGGAGTTCAAGAGCCTTTTCGGCAGTATCGGAGAAATCGAGTCCTGCAAATTAGTCAGAGACAAGATCACAG GCCAGAGTTTGGGCTATGGCTTCGTAAACTACGTGGATCCCAACGATGCCGACAAGGCCATCAACACGCTCAACGGTCTCAAACTGCAGACCAAAACAATCAAG gTGTCCTATGCCAGACCAAGCTCAGCTTCCATACGCGATGCCAACCTGTATGTGAGCGGCCTGCCCAAAACCATGAGTCAGAAAGACATGGAGCAGTTGTTTTCCCAGTATGGAAGGATCATCACCTCACGCATCCTGGTAGACCAGGTCACAG CAGGTATATCGCGCGGAGTAGGATTCATTCGGTTCGATAAGAGAAACGAGGCCGAGGAGGCCATCAAAGGCCTGAATGGTCAAAAGCCGCTGGGCGCCGCAGAGCCCATCACCGTGAAGTTTGCCAACAACCCCAGTCAGAAGACGGGACAGGCCCTGCTTACCCAGCTTTACCAGACAGCTGCTCGCCGCTTCACCGGCCCTCTGCACCACCAGACTCAGCGCTTCAG ATTCTCCCCCATAACCATTGACAGCATGACCAGTCTAGCCGGCGTCAACCTGACCGGGCCCACCGGAGCCGGCTGGTGCATCTTCGTCTACAACCTGTCCCCGGAAGCCGACGAAAGTGTTCTGTGGCAGCTCTTTGGGCCGTTTGGCGCCGTCACAAACGTCAAGGTCATCCGTGACTTCACCACCAACAAATGTAAGGGCTTTGGCTTTGTCACCATGACCAACTACGACGAGGCGGCCATGGCCATCGCCAGCCTGAACGGCTACCGCCTGGGCGACCGCGTGCTGCAGGTCTCCTTCAAGACCAGCAAGCAACACAAGGCTTGA
- the elavl3 gene encoding ELAV-like protein 3 isoform X1 — MVTIISTMETQVSNGPSGTSLPNGPVISTNGATDDSKTNLIVNYLPQNMTQEEFKSLFGSIGEIESCKLVRDKITGQSLGYGFVNYVDPNDADKAINTLNGLKLQTKTIKVSYARPSSASIRDANLYVSGLPKTMSQKDMEQLFSQYGRIITSRILVDQVTAGISRGVGFIRFDKRNEAEEAIKGLNGQKPLGAAEPITVKFANNPSQKTGQALLTQLYQTAARRFTGPLHHQTQRFRLDNLLNASYGVKSSPSFLPRFSPITIDSMTSLAGVNLTGPTGAGWCIFVYNLSPEADESVLWQLFGPFGAVTNVKVIRDFTTNKCKGFGFVTMTNYDEAAMAIASLNGYRLGDRVLQVSFKTSKQHKA, encoded by the exons ATAATTAGCACCATGGAAACTCAGGTGTCCAATGGTCCGAGCGGAACCAGCTTGCCTAACGGCCCTGTCATTAGCACTAACGGTGCCACAGACGACAGCAAAACCAACCTGATCGTCAACTACCTGCCTCAGAACATGACCCAGGAGGAGTTCAAGAGCCTTTTCGGCAGTATCGGAGAAATCGAGTCCTGCAAATTAGTCAGAGACAAGATCACAG GCCAGAGTTTGGGCTATGGCTTCGTAAACTACGTGGATCCCAACGATGCCGACAAGGCCATCAACACGCTCAACGGTCTCAAACTGCAGACCAAAACAATCAAG gTGTCCTATGCCAGACCAAGCTCAGCTTCCATACGCGATGCCAACCTGTATGTGAGCGGCCTGCCCAAAACCATGAGTCAGAAAGACATGGAGCAGTTGTTTTCCCAGTATGGAAGGATCATCACCTCACGCATCCTGGTAGACCAGGTCACAG CAGGTATATCGCGCGGAGTAGGATTCATTCGGTTCGATAAGAGAAACGAGGCCGAGGAGGCCATCAAAGGCCTGAATGGTCAAAAGCCGCTGGGCGCCGCAGAGCCCATCACCGTGAAGTTTGCCAACAACCCCAGTCAGAAGACGGGACAGGCCCTGCTTACCCAGCTTTACCAGACAGCTGCTCGCCGCTTCACCGGCCCTCTGCACCACCAGACTCAGCGCTTCAG ACTCGACAATTTACTAAACGCCAGCTACGGAGTCAAGAG CTCTCCTTCTTTCCTCCCCAGATTCTCCCCCATAACCATTGACAGCATGACCAGTCTAGCCGGCGTCAACCTGACCGGGCCCACCGGAGCCGGCTGGTGCATCTTCGTCTACAACCTGTCCCCGGAAGCCGACGAAAGTGTTCTGTGGCAGCTCTTTGGGCCGTTTGGCGCCGTCACAAACGTCAAGGTCATCCGTGACTTCACCACCAACAAATGTAAGGGCTTTGGCTTTGTCACCATGACCAACTACGACGAGGCGGCCATGGCCATCGCCAGCCTGAACGGCTACCGCCTGGGCGACCGCGTGCTGCAGGTCTCCTTCAAGACCAGCAAGCAACACAAGGCTTGA
- the elavl3 gene encoding ELAV-like protein 3 isoform X2, which produces MVTIISTMETQVSNGPSGTSLPNGPVISTNGATDDSKTNLIVNYLPQNMTQEEFKSLFGSIGEIESCKLVRDKITGQSLGYGFVNYVDPNDADKAINTLNGLKLQTKTIKVSYARPSSASIRDANLYVSGLPKTMSQKDMEQLFSQYGRIITSRILVDQVTGISRGVGFIRFDKRNEAEEAIKGLNGQKPLGAAEPITVKFANNPSQKTGQALLTQLYQTAARRFTGPLHHQTQRFRLDNLLNASYGVKSSPSFLPRFSPITIDSMTSLAGVNLTGPTGAGWCIFVYNLSPEADESVLWQLFGPFGAVTNVKVIRDFTTNKCKGFGFVTMTNYDEAAMAIASLNGYRLGDRVLQVSFKTSKQHKA; this is translated from the exons ATAATTAGCACCATGGAAACTCAGGTGTCCAATGGTCCGAGCGGAACCAGCTTGCCTAACGGCCCTGTCATTAGCACTAACGGTGCCACAGACGACAGCAAAACCAACCTGATCGTCAACTACCTGCCTCAGAACATGACCCAGGAGGAGTTCAAGAGCCTTTTCGGCAGTATCGGAGAAATCGAGTCCTGCAAATTAGTCAGAGACAAGATCACAG GCCAGAGTTTGGGCTATGGCTTCGTAAACTACGTGGATCCCAACGATGCCGACAAGGCCATCAACACGCTCAACGGTCTCAAACTGCAGACCAAAACAATCAAG gTGTCCTATGCCAGACCAAGCTCAGCTTCCATACGCGATGCCAACCTGTATGTGAGCGGCCTGCCCAAAACCATGAGTCAGAAAGACATGGAGCAGTTGTTTTCCCAGTATGGAAGGATCATCACCTCACGCATCCTGGTAGACCAGGTCACAG GTATATCGCGCGGAGTAGGATTCATTCGGTTCGATAAGAGAAACGAGGCCGAGGAGGCCATCAAAGGCCTGAATGGTCAAAAGCCGCTGGGCGCCGCAGAGCCCATCACCGTGAAGTTTGCCAACAACCCCAGTCAGAAGACGGGACAGGCCCTGCTTACCCAGCTTTACCAGACAGCTGCTCGCCGCTTCACCGGCCCTCTGCACCACCAGACTCAGCGCTTCAG ACTCGACAATTTACTAAACGCCAGCTACGGAGTCAAGAG CTCTCCTTCTTTCCTCCCCAGATTCTCCCCCATAACCATTGACAGCATGACCAGTCTAGCCGGCGTCAACCTGACCGGGCCCACCGGAGCCGGCTGGTGCATCTTCGTCTACAACCTGTCCCCGGAAGCCGACGAAAGTGTTCTGTGGCAGCTCTTTGGGCCGTTTGGCGCCGTCACAAACGTCAAGGTCATCCGTGACTTCACCACCAACAAATGTAAGGGCTTTGGCTTTGTCACCATGACCAACTACGACGAGGCGGCCATGGCCATCGCCAGCCTGAACGGCTACCGCCTGGGCGACCGCGTGCTGCAGGTCTCCTTCAAGACCAGCAAGCAACACAAGGCTTGA
- the elavl3 gene encoding ELAV-like protein 3 isoform X5 — protein MVTIISTMETQVSNGPSGTSLPNGPVISTNGATDDSKTNLIVNYLPQNMTQEEFKSLFGSIGEIESCKLVRDKITGQSLGYGFVNYVDPNDADKAINTLNGLKLQTKTIKVSYARPSSASIRDANLYVSGLPKTMSQKDMEQLFSQYGRIITSRILVDQVTAGISRGVGFIRFDKRNEAEEAIKGLNGQKPLGAAEPITVKFANNPSQKTGQALLTQLYQTAARRFTGPLHHQTQRFSSPSFLPRFSPITIDSMTSLAGVNLTGPTGAGWCIFVYNLSPEADESVLWQLFGPFGAVTNVKVIRDFTTNKCKGFGFVTMTNYDEAAMAIASLNGYRLGDRVLQVSFKTSKQHKA, from the exons ATAATTAGCACCATGGAAACTCAGGTGTCCAATGGTCCGAGCGGAACCAGCTTGCCTAACGGCCCTGTCATTAGCACTAACGGTGCCACAGACGACAGCAAAACCAACCTGATCGTCAACTACCTGCCTCAGAACATGACCCAGGAGGAGTTCAAGAGCCTTTTCGGCAGTATCGGAGAAATCGAGTCCTGCAAATTAGTCAGAGACAAGATCACAG GCCAGAGTTTGGGCTATGGCTTCGTAAACTACGTGGATCCCAACGATGCCGACAAGGCCATCAACACGCTCAACGGTCTCAAACTGCAGACCAAAACAATCAAG gTGTCCTATGCCAGACCAAGCTCAGCTTCCATACGCGATGCCAACCTGTATGTGAGCGGCCTGCCCAAAACCATGAGTCAGAAAGACATGGAGCAGTTGTTTTCCCAGTATGGAAGGATCATCACCTCACGCATCCTGGTAGACCAGGTCACAG CAGGTATATCGCGCGGAGTAGGATTCATTCGGTTCGATAAGAGAAACGAGGCCGAGGAGGCCATCAAAGGCCTGAATGGTCAAAAGCCGCTGGGCGCCGCAGAGCCCATCACCGTGAAGTTTGCCAACAACCCCAGTCAGAAGACGGGACAGGCCCTGCTTACCCAGCTTTACCAGACAGCTGCTCGCCGCTTCACCGGCCCTCTGCACCACCAGACTCAGCGCTTCAG CTCTCCTTCTTTCCTCCCCAGATTCTCCCCCATAACCATTGACAGCATGACCAGTCTAGCCGGCGTCAACCTGACCGGGCCCACCGGAGCCGGCTGGTGCATCTTCGTCTACAACCTGTCCCCGGAAGCCGACGAAAGTGTTCTGTGGCAGCTCTTTGGGCCGTTTGGCGCCGTCACAAACGTCAAGGTCATCCGTGACTTCACCACCAACAAATGTAAGGGCTTTGGCTTTGTCACCATGACCAACTACGACGAGGCGGCCATGGCCATCGCCAGCCTGAACGGCTACCGCCTGGGCGACCGCGTGCTGCAGGTCTCCTTCAAGACCAGCAAGCAACACAAGGCTTGA
- the prkcsh gene encoding glucosidase 2 subunit beta yields the protein MTCLHLLLTLVFAVSLGTPVEIQRPRGVPLTKKQFYEENKPFTCLDGSRTIPFDRVNDDYCDCKDGSDEPGTAACPNGSFHCTNAGYRPTFIPSSRINDGICDCCDTTDEYNSGARCENTCKDLGRKEREVLQKMAEVTKEGFLLKQQLIEEAKKGRQEKQGKVTDMQENKKQLEDKVEALRTVKETAEQPEKEAKERHLKAWEEQKAAIRLEKDKAKMAEAFLELDDNADGFVSVSELQSHAELDPDADGTLTETEVQGLMGGAEQVDTSTFESVWTNIKDKYHSESQPEEPTPVETPPDEVKEPVVDNESEPYPEDDVSEEEDDDDDDEDDYHEDDDKAPPTVKTPEKSHEDEEAMPPYDPDTQALIDAAQKARDDFEEVEKSFREMDDQIRNIEKELSFDFGPDAEFTYLYSQCYELSTSEYIYRLCPFNRVSQKPKYGGSETNLGTWGSWSGPENNKYLVMKYEHGTGCWQGPNRSTTVKLTCGKETVVTSTSEPSRCEYLMEFTTPAVCQETGNIDLSPHNHEEL from the exons ATGACCTGCTTGCACCTGCTGTTGACTTTGGTCTTTGCTGTCAGCTTGGGGACACCTGTAGAGATTCAACGGCCACGAGGAGTGCCACTGACAA agaaacagTTTTATGAGGAGAACAAGCCTTTCACCTGTCTCGATGGATCCCGGACTATTCCTTTTGACCGAGTGAATGATGACTACTGTGACTGCAAGGATGGTTCAGATGAGCCAG GCACCGCTGCTTGTCCGAATGGCAGCTTCCATTGCACCAATGCTGGTTACAGGCCCACGTTTATCCCATCCTCCCGTATTAATGATGGCATCTGTG ACTGCTGTGATACTACTGATGAGTACAACAGCGGAGCCAGATGTGAAAATACCTGCAA GGATCTAGGACGTAAAGAGCGGGAAGTTTTGCAGAAGATGGCCGAGGTCACCAAAGAGGGCTTTCTCCTGAAACAGCAGCTCATTGAGGAAGCCAAGAAAGGACGACAAGAAAAGCAG GGTAAAGTGACCGATATGCAGGAAAATAAGAAACAGCTTGAGGATAAAGTTGAAGCGCTGAGGACAGTGAAAGAGACTGCAGAGCAGCCCGAGAAGGAAGCTAAAGAGCGCCACCTCAAGGCCTGGGAAG AGCAAAAGGCAGCTATTCGCCTGGAGAAGGACAAAGCCAAAATGGCAGAAGCCTTTTTGGAGCTGGATGACAATGCAGATGGCTT tgtgtctgTTTCTGAGCTTCAGTCTCATGCTGAATTGGACCCAGATGCTGATGGCACACTTACTGAAACTGAAGTCCAg GGACTGATGGGAGGAGCTGAGCAGGTGGACACGTCAACATTTGAGAGTGTTTGGACCAACATTAAAGACAAGTACCACTCAGAG TCCCAGCCTGAGGAACCTACCCCAGTGGAAACGCCTCCAGATGAAGTGAAGGAGCCAGTTGTAGACAATGAATCCGAGCCGTACCCAGAAGACGACGTCTCTGAGGAAGAGGATGACGATGACGATGATGAAGATGATTATCATGAAGACGATGATAAG GCGCCGCCCACCGTTAAGACTCCAGAGAAGAGTCATGAAGATGAGGAAGCCATGCCACCCTATGACCCAGACACCCAGGCCCTCATCGATG CTGCTCAGAAGGCCAGAGATGACTTTGAGGAGGTCGAGAAATCTTTTCGAGAGATGGACGATCAAATCAG AAATATTGAAAAAGAGCTGTCTTTTGATTTCGGCCCTGATGCTGAGTTCACTTACCTATACAGCCAGTGCTACGAACTTTCCACTAGCGA GTACATCTACAGACTCTGTCCTTTCAACCGGGTTTCACAGAAACCCAAGTATGGGGGCTCAGAGACCAACCTTGG GACATGGGGAAGTTGGTCAGGGCCTGAAAATAATAAGTACTTGGTGATGAAATACGAGCATGGCACTGGGTGCTGGCAAGGTCCAAATAGATCAACTACA GTGAAGCTGACTTGTGGGAAGGAGACTGTGGTGACCTCGACATCGGAGCCGAGTCGCTGTGAATACCTAATGGAATTCACCACTCCTGCAGTGTGCCAAGAGACAGGCAACATTGACCTCTCGCCGCACAACCACGAGGAGCTCTAG